Proteins encoded within one genomic window of Geotalea daltonii FRC-32:
- the cls gene encoding cardiolipin synthase: MSLIRRKRKYRIFRTPRFFNMFRRNTDAAASRGNRVELFRNGEEFFSALFQAIGQAEKVICLEFYLIRDDNTGRALADAVLQAAERGVKVYLLYDYIGCFDTPGAYFRRLEKGGIVCCPFNPPTFSKGIGWFDKRDHRKIAVIDGRTAFTGGLNIGDEYAGCGEDFDRWRDVGIRLEGPAVPELNRLFRENWHRERSTIPEGCVDPYLLDSAGEDEVLIVNGGPHHNRSFIRSAFRMAIAGASESIVIANPYFVPGPRVIRSLLRAVGRGVQVRLILPAKSDVPIVRLVSRSYYASLLKNGIEIYERQGTILHAKVMIIDSCWSVIGSANLDQRSFHRNYEVNVIVDSPSFGAQVSQMLMADLARSRRIVLAEHEQRGWLVRMMERVCAPVSWFL, encoded by the coding sequence ATGTCCCTAATACGGCGGAAAAGAAAATATCGCATCTTTCGCACCCCCCGCTTCTTCAACATGTTCAGAAGAAACACCGATGCCGCTGCCTCCAGAGGAAACAGGGTGGAACTCTTCAGAAACGGGGAAGAGTTTTTTTCTGCTCTGTTTCAGGCAATTGGCCAGGCAGAAAAGGTAATCTGCCTCGAATTCTATCTCATCCGTGACGACAACACCGGCCGTGCCCTGGCTGATGCCGTTCTCCAGGCTGCAGAACGCGGAGTAAAGGTTTATCTCCTCTACGACTATATCGGCTGCTTCGACACCCCCGGTGCCTATTTTCGCAGGCTTGAGAAAGGGGGGATCGTCTGCTGCCCCTTCAATCCCCCCACCTTCAGCAAGGGTATAGGCTGGTTCGATAAGCGCGATCACCGGAAAATTGCCGTCATCGATGGCAGAACAGCCTTCACCGGCGGACTGAACATCGGCGATGAATATGCCGGATGCGGCGAGGACTTCGACCGTTGGCGCGATGTGGGGATACGCCTTGAAGGTCCTGCCGTACCGGAATTGAACCGGCTTTTCCGGGAAAACTGGCACAGGGAGAGGTCGACCATCCCTGAAGGTTGCGTTGACCCTTACCTGCTGGACAGTGCCGGTGAGGACGAAGTGCTTATCGTCAATGGCGGCCCCCACCATAACCGTTCATTCATTCGCAGCGCCTTCCGCATGGCTATTGCCGGTGCTTCGGAAAGCATCGTCATCGCCAATCCTTACTTTGTCCCCGGGCCACGTGTAATCCGCTCGCTGCTTCGCGCTGTCGGCCGAGGAGTACAGGTGCGCCTCATCCTCCCGGCCAAAAGCGACGTCCCCATAGTCCGCCTCGTCAGCAGAAGCTATTACGCATCGCTGTTGAAGAACGGCATCGAAATTTACGAACGGCAAGGAACTATTCTTCATGCGAAGGTCATGATAATCGACAGCTGCTGGTCGGTGATAGGCTCGGCCAATTTGGACCAGCGCAGCTTTCATCGCAATTATGAGGTCAATGTCATTGTCGACAGCCCATCGTTCGGCGCGCAGGTTTCGCAGATGCTGATGGCTGACCTGGCAAGATCAAGAAGGATTGTACTTGCTGAGCATGAGCAGCGTGGTTGGTTGGTTCGCATGATGGAGCGCGTCTGCGCACCAGTGAGCTGGTTTTTGTGA
- a CDS encoding NifU family protein, with protein sequence MIEDVKKVLDTIRPNLQADGGDVELVEVGEDGVVKVKLVGACGHCPMSTMTLKMGIERTLKEKVPGVKEVISV encoded by the coding sequence ATGATCGAAGATGTAAAAAAAGTGCTCGATACAATCCGCCCTAATCTGCAGGCGGATGGCGGTGATGTTGAATTGGTCGAGGTCGGTGAAGACGGCGTCGTCAAAGTTAAACTGGTGGGAGCATGCGGCCATTGCCCCATGTCCACCATGACCCTCAAGATGGGTATTGAAAGAACCCTGAAAGAAAAAGTGCCGGGAGTTAAAGAAGTAATTTCCGTCTGA
- a CDS encoding aspartate ammonia-lyase, translating to MVNRQEKDTLGTVQVPAGAYYGAQTARAVANFPISGLKPHPALLRATLIIKKCAAKANMATGRLDEKIATAIIQAADEALAGAFAGDFVVDPFQAGAGTSHNMNANEVLANRANELLGCPIGSYEQVNANDHVNMAQSTNDVFPTAMRLASLQMVALLRHELEQLRDALAAKGREFDHILKSGRTHLQDAVPIRLGQEFEAYAVAMDKNVAGLDRCLPDLSKLGLGGTAVGTGLNAEPRYIELVVEEIARETGLPVMNAGNLIESTQNMDPFVVLSSALKGLAVNLIRIANDLRLLSSGPRTGFNEINLPPLQPGSSIMPGKINPVMAEVTDMVAFQVIGADTTITLAAQAGQMELNVMMPVIAYNLLFSLEILKNTIAKFRENCILGITANENRCSRFLEESVGLATVLAPYVGYAAAAEVAKESMRSGQSIKEVILSRNLLSPEELAQILAPYPLTNPGVPGKA from the coding sequence ATGGTAAACCGTCAGGAAAAAGATACTCTCGGCACAGTCCAGGTCCCGGCCGGGGCATATTACGGCGCCCAGACGGCCCGTGCCGTGGCCAATTTCCCCATTTCCGGCCTGAAGCCCCACCCAGCTCTGCTCCGGGCAACGCTAATCATCAAGAAATGCGCGGCAAAGGCAAACATGGCCACAGGCCGTCTGGATGAAAAGATTGCCACGGCCATCATTCAGGCGGCGGACGAGGCCCTGGCCGGTGCATTTGCCGGGGATTTCGTCGTCGACCCTTTTCAGGCGGGTGCCGGCACCTCCCACAACATGAATGCCAATGAAGTTCTTGCCAACCGTGCCAATGAGCTTCTCGGCTGCCCGATCGGCAGTTACGAACAGGTCAACGCCAACGATCATGTGAACATGGCCCAGTCCACCAATGATGTGTTTCCCACTGCCATGCGCCTCGCTTCCCTGCAAATGGTAGCCCTCCTTCGCCATGAACTGGAGCAGCTGCGCGATGCTCTGGCCGCAAAAGGGCGAGAGTTCGACCATATTCTCAAGTCCGGGCGCACCCACCTGCAAGACGCTGTGCCGATCCGCCTCGGCCAGGAATTCGAGGCCTATGCCGTTGCCATGGATAAGAACGTGGCCGGCCTTGATCGATGCCTGCCGGACCTGAGCAAGCTGGGTCTCGGCGGGACCGCTGTGGGCACCGGTCTCAATGCGGAACCGCGCTACATAGAACTGGTGGTGGAGGAAATTGCCAGGGAAACGGGCCTGCCGGTGATGAATGCCGGTAACCTGATAGAATCGACCCAGAACATGGACCCCTTCGTTGTCCTCAGTTCAGCCCTCAAGGGGCTTGCCGTCAACCTGATCAGAATCGCCAACGACCTGCGCCTGCTCTCCTCAGGGCCCAGGACCGGCTTCAACGAGATCAATCTTCCTCCGCTGCAACCGGGCTCGTCGATCATGCCGGGCAAGATCAACCCGGTAATGGCTGAAGTGACCGACATGGTAGCTTTCCAGGTAATCGGCGCCGATACCACCATCACCCTGGCCGCCCAGGCAGGACAGATGGAACTGAATGTAATGATGCCGGTTATCGCCTACAACCTCCTTTTTTCCCTGGAGATCCTGAAAAACACCATCGCCAAATTCAGAGAAAACTGCATCCTGGGCATCACCGCCAACGAAAACCGCTGCAGCCGGTTTCTGGAAGAGTCGGTGGGTCTGGCAACGGTGCTTGCCCCATATGTGGGTTACGCTGCGGCAGCGGAAGTGGCCAAGGAATCCATGAGAAGCGGACAGAGCATAAAAGAGGTAATTCTTTCCCGGAACCTCCTGTCACCGGAAGAACTCGCGCAGATCCTGGCTCCGTATCCACTCACCAATCCGGGAGTACCTGGAAAGGCTTGA
- a CDS encoding HAD family hydrolase: MQSDIKALIFDLDGTLYVNNDLGMEISRAACRYVSDLKSITNDEAAELINQTRRDLSRATGLDSTLSHTILALGGDLRTLHNRFSEEITPDDFLSRDRRVGEMLKGLANKFEMYIYTNNNLRLSNSIMELIGVKGLFTRVFTIEDDWRPKPDPEALEHIFRQIGRDPSECLFIGDRYDVDLRIPAGMGSAVFLVSSVIELLSLAKFLAKDNL; the protein is encoded by the coding sequence GTGCAAAGCGATATCAAAGCCCTGATCTTCGATCTGGACGGGACCCTCTATGTCAACAACGACTTGGGCATGGAAATATCACGTGCCGCCTGCAGATATGTCTCCGATTTGAAAAGCATCACCAACGACGAAGCCGCTGAATTGATAAACCAGACGAGACGGGACCTTTCCCGGGCCACCGGGCTGGATTCCACATTGAGCCACACCATTCTCGCCCTGGGCGGCGATCTGCGAACCCTTCACAACCGCTTCTCCGAGGAGATCACCCCGGATGACTTCCTATCCCGGGACCGTCGGGTAGGGGAAATGCTGAAGGGGCTCGCCAACAAGTTCGAGATGTATATCTACACCAACAACAACCTGCGCCTCTCAAACAGCATCATGGAGCTGATCGGGGTAAAGGGTCTGTTCACCAGGGTCTTTACCATCGAAGATGACTGGCGGCCAAAACCTGACCCGGAAGCCCTGGAACATATCTTCAGGCAGATCGGGAGAGATCCCAGCGAGTGCCTTTTTATCGGCGACCGCTATGATGTTGACCTGCGCATTCCAGCGGGCATGGGCAGCGCCGTCTTTCTCGTCAGCAGCGTCATCGAGCTGCTTTCACTGGCCAAATTTCTGGCGAAGGACAATCTGTGA
- a CDS encoding class I SAM-dependent methyltransferase: MESTPALKDILLERIWKAGRLTFADFMAACLYEPGLGYYTSPGRKVGAEGDFYTSMNVHLMFGRLIAREISRMWEILGSPESFTIAEAGAGGGQLARDILDTIAETNRSFYDVLTYRLIEKEPTLKEAQQEKLTRHLARLSWSAPEDLAAGRLHFSGCVLSNELIDAMPVHLVEMTPAGLMEVYVTAIDGEFGEMLDEPSTPALADYLKENGVTLLAGQRGEINLAATGWLRSVADTLEKGFVLTIDYGYEADELYAPMRKNGTLLCYYQHTTCEDPYTRVGAQDITSHVNFTALIREGVKCGLHRAWFGEQYRFLLGAGLMEEMLALEKSGATETELLKTRLALKKLMLPDGGMGDTFRVLIQAKEVEDPRLLCMRDWGKF; encoded by the coding sequence ATGGAAAGTACACCAGCTTTAAAAGATATTCTCCTTGAGAGGATATGGAAGGCAGGACGGCTCACCTTCGCCGATTTCATGGCTGCCTGCCTCTATGAGCCGGGGCTCGGCTATTACACCTCTCCCGGGCGGAAAGTGGGCGCGGAGGGCGATTTCTACACCAGCATGAACGTGCATCTCATGTTCGGCCGGCTCATTGCCAGGGAGATCTCCCGGATGTGGGAGATACTCGGCTCGCCGGAAAGTTTCACCATCGCCGAAGCTGGAGCAGGGGGAGGACAGCTGGCCAGGGATATCCTGGATACCATCGCCGAGACAAACCGCTCCTTCTACGACGTCCTGACCTATCGCTTGATTGAAAAAGAACCGACTCTCAAAGAGGCCCAGCAGGAAAAACTTACCCGGCATCTTGCCCGCCTCAGCTGGTCGGCACCGGAGGATCTTGCCGCAGGCAGACTGCACTTTTCGGGCTGCGTGCTCTCTAACGAGCTGATCGATGCCATGCCGGTGCACCTGGTGGAGATGACTCCCGCCGGACTGATGGAAGTTTATGTGACGGCAATTGACGGCGAGTTCGGCGAGATGCTCGATGAACCGTCCACGCCGGCTCTGGCCGATTATCTGAAAGAAAACGGCGTGACTCTTCTTGCCGGACAGCGGGGGGAAATAAATCTTGCCGCTACGGGCTGGCTGAGGTCGGTGGCAGATACCCTGGAAAAGGGCTTTGTCTTGACCATCGATTATGGCTATGAAGCGGATGAGCTTTATGCCCCCATGCGCAAGAACGGCACCTTGCTTTGCTATTATCAGCACACCACCTGCGAAGATCCATACACCCGCGTCGGAGCCCAGGACATAACCAGCCACGTCAACTTCACCGCGCTTATCAGGGAAGGAGTGAAATGCGGGCTGCACAGGGCCTGGTTCGGCGAACAGTACCGTTTTTTGCTGGGAGCGGGGCTGATGGAGGAGATGCTCGCCCTGGAAAAGAGCGGGGCAACGGAAACGGAACTTTTGAAGACCCGCCTGGCGCTTAAAAAGCTCATGCTGCCGGATGGCGGCATGGGTGACACCTTTCGCGTCCTCATCCAGGCAAAGGAAGTTGAAGATCCGCGTCTTTTGTGCATGAGAGACTGGGGAAAATTTTGA
- a CDS encoding helix-turn-helix transcriptional regulator produces MQKGKPAKKYSQAGRLHDIIRLIEARHGITIEELAEEGGVNRRTIHRDLNAIQEAGYPLVSDWVNGSKTYRFLTRFKDVPPINFTLQELMTLSFLRSQLDILKGTSFHEDMDAIFHKVNSVLPPRYAAHMDRIARVSLPLLQGARDYSGVAEQLKTIRDALLYQYRLTITYGPPTKKSAEEYQVDPYTLIYNKGGLYLLGYAHNRRAIRTFAAERIKKVQVTKERFEMPEEFRPEDQFKSAFGMVEETPMAVSIRFSPTIAHTISDRIWHPTQTIRQEQDGSIVLSFTAGGRMEMIAWILSYGRHAEVLEPSDLREELKAIAMEMTGIYGCSPSYP; encoded by the coding sequence ATGCAGAAGGGTAAACCGGCAAAGAAGTATTCCCAGGCCGGACGGCTCCATGACATCATCCGGCTGATCGAGGCCCGCCATGGCATCACCATAGAAGAACTGGCCGAAGAAGGGGGAGTCAACCGCCGCACCATCCACCGGGACCTGAACGCTATCCAGGAGGCCGGCTACCCGCTGGTCTCCGACTGGGTCAACGGCTCGAAGACCTACCGCTTCCTCACCCGCTTCAAGGATGTTCCCCCCATCAACTTCACTCTCCAGGAACTGATGACCCTCTCCTTCCTCCGTTCCCAGCTTGACATTCTCAAGGGCACGTCCTTCCACGAAGACATGGATGCCATCTTTCACAAGGTCAACTCGGTTCTCCCCCCACGCTATGCCGCCCATATGGACCGCATAGCCCGGGTGTCCCTGCCGCTCTTGCAGGGGGCACGCGACTACAGCGGTGTCGCCGAACAATTGAAAACCATCCGCGACGCTCTTCTCTACCAGTATCGTTTGACCATCACCTATGGCCCCCCCACCAAAAAATCTGCCGAGGAATACCAGGTCGATCCCTACACTCTCATCTACAACAAGGGAGGGCTCTACCTGCTGGGCTATGCCCACAACCGCCGGGCAATCCGCACCTTCGCTGCTGAACGGATAAAAAAAGTCCAAGTGACGAAGGAACGCTTCGAGATGCCGGAGGAATTCCGCCCGGAGGACCAGTTCAAATCGGCATTCGGCATGGTGGAAGAAACACCGATGGCGGTCAGCATCCGCTTTTCCCCCACCATTGCCCATACCATCAGCGACCGGATCTGGCACCCGACGCAAACGATCCGCCAAGAGCAGGATGGCAGCATCGTACTCTCATTTACGGCAGGAGGAAGGATGGAGATGATCGCCTGGATCCTCTCCTACGGCCGTCATGCGGAGGTCCTGGAACCGTCCGACCTGCGGGAAGAATTGAAGGCCATCGCAATGGAAATGACCGGCATCTATGGGTGTAGTCCCTCCTACCCCTGA
- a CDS encoding DEAD/DEAH box helicase encodes MKFTDLNLPEQVLKGIADTGFTDCTPIQEKALPPALLGKDVAGQAQTGTGKTAAFLISLFTRLLNQEKAGTEHHPRALILAPTRELVVQIEKDAQALGKYTGFNIQAIYGGVDYMKQKNALKEGVDIVIGTPGRLIDYLKQKVYSLKNIEALVIDEADRMFDMGFIADLRFILRRLPPFDARQNLMFSATLNQRVMELAYEFMNVPEKVAVTPEQMTAERVEQVLYHVARKEKFPLLLGLLRKKGMDRTMIFVNTKREAEYLYDRLNANEFPARVISGDVEQRKRMRILEDFKNGKLPIMIATDVASRGLHIDGVSHVINYDLPQDAEDYVHRIGRTARAGAEGKAISLADEDGAFHIEDIHEYIKEKIPVEWAEDELFVHDYKRTKPRPKPESKPAAKPKGRNHGKSGGKAPARTVEKPVETVAVEGEAVKKKRRRRPKRKKPAGEGGQEPNAEG; translated from the coding sequence ATGAAATTCACCGATTTGAATCTGCCGGAACAGGTGCTGAAGGGCATCGCCGACACCGGCTTCACCGATTGTACCCCTATCCAGGAAAAAGCCCTGCCTCCGGCTCTTCTGGGAAAAGATGTGGCCGGACAGGCCCAGACTGGCACCGGCAAGACCGCCGCCTTTCTCATCTCCCTCTTCACCAGACTATTGAACCAGGAAAAAGCCGGCACCGAACACCATCCACGGGCGCTGATCCTTGCCCCGACCAGGGAACTGGTGGTGCAGATCGAAAAGGATGCACAGGCCCTTGGCAAATATACGGGCTTCAACATCCAGGCCATCTATGGCGGCGTCGACTACATGAAACAGAAAAACGCCCTCAAGGAGGGGGTAGATATTGTCATCGGTACACCGGGGCGGCTCATCGACTACCTGAAGCAGAAGGTCTACAGCCTCAAGAACATCGAGGCGCTTGTCATCGACGAAGCCGACCGCATGTTCGATATGGGCTTCATTGCCGACCTGCGCTTCATCCTCCGCCGTCTTCCCCCCTTTGACGCGAGGCAGAACCTGATGTTCTCGGCGACCCTCAACCAGCGGGTCATGGAGTTGGCCTACGAGTTCATGAACGTGCCGGAAAAGGTGGCCGTCACCCCTGAGCAAATGACGGCGGAGCGGGTGGAGCAGGTTCTCTACCATGTGGCGAGGAAGGAGAAATTCCCGCTGCTGTTGGGGCTCTTGAGGAAAAAGGGCATGGACCGGACCATGATCTTCGTCAACACCAAGCGGGAAGCCGAATATCTTTACGACCGGCTCAACGCCAATGAATTCCCGGCGCGAGTCATCTCAGGCGATGTGGAGCAGCGCAAGCGAATGCGCATTCTGGAGGACTTTAAAAACGGCAAGCTTCCCATCATGATCGCCACTGACGTCGCCTCCCGGGGTCTGCACATCGACGGGGTCTCCCATGTCATCAACTACGACCTGCCCCAGGATGCGGAAGACTATGTCCACCGTATCGGCCGCACCGCCCGGGCCGGGGCCGAGGGCAAAGCTATCTCCTTGGCCGATGAAGACGGTGCTTTCCACATCGAGGACATACACGAATACATAAAAGAAAAGATTCCTGTTGAATGGGCCGAAGACGAGCTGTTTGTCCATGATTACAAGCGGACCAAGCCACGGCCGAAGCCTGAATCGAAACCTGCAGCCAAACCAAAGGGTAGAAACCACGGCAAATCAGGGGGGAAAGCTCCTGCCAGGACAGTGGAAAAACCGGTTGAAACCGTGGCGGTAGAGGGAGAAGCGGTAAAGAAAAAAAGGCGGCGGCGTCCGAAAAGGAAGAAACCTGCCGGTGAAGGGGGACAGGAGCCAAATGCAGAAGGGTAA
- a CDS encoding type II toxin-antitoxin system VapC family toxin: MKRTVFVDTDIILDILTSREPFYQPAARLFTLVERGEIKACVSSLTFANLFYILRKELSSPKAIEVLKKLRQLVTVLAVDDKIIGLALNTGFNDFEDAIQYQTALSKEIAWLITRNIKDYRKPVLTVCTAEEFLASRASA; encoded by the coding sequence GTGAAAAGAACCGTCTTCGTCGATACGGACATCATTCTCGACATATTAACCAGCCGTGAACCATTCTATCAGCCTGCTGCACGGCTCTTCACTCTCGTGGAAAGGGGAGAAATTAAGGCATGCGTGTCGTCGCTCACCTTCGCCAACCTCTTCTACATCCTGAGAAAAGAGCTCTCCTCCCCAAAGGCCATAGAGGTGCTGAAAAAGCTGCGGCAGCTGGTGACGGTGCTGGCAGTGGATGACAAGATTATCGGCCTGGCGCTGAACACAGGCTTCAACGACTTCGAGGATGCCATTCAATACCAGACGGCACTGAGCAAGGAGATCGCCTGGTTGATCACGCGCAACATAAAGGATTACCGGAAGCCGGTTCTCACGGTCTGCACTGCTGAGGAATTCCTCGCGAGCCGCGCTTCGGCCTGA
- a CDS encoding DUF6364 family protein, translating into MNAKLTLSLEKDVIEQAKEFSRKQHKSLSKLVENYLQQITRSVPHEEHITPLVAELSGLIKPDRVKRRKDEYAAYLTEKYR; encoded by the coding sequence ATGAATGCAAAATTGACACTAAGCTTGGAGAAGGACGTCATCGAGCAAGCAAAGGAATTCTCCCGAAAGCAGCATAAGAGTCTGTCAAAGCTGGTTGAGAACTATCTGCAGCAGATCACCCGCTCTGTTCCCCATGAGGAGCATATCACTCCCCTGGTGGCCGAACTGTCCGGGCTCATAAAACCGGACCGGGTAAAACGTCGCAAGGACGAATATGCTGCATACCTGACGGAGAAATACCGGTGA
- the trmB gene encoding tRNA (guanosine(46)-N7)-methyltransferase TrmB — protein sequence MTQSFIHIESPNYLKAETLASPADWSAIFGNDRPLALEIGCGIGDFIVKTAMDMPETNFIAIDYYNKGCYKTCRRIDLHWLNNVRVLREEARQFIVERIAKGSLSAVYINCPDPWPKKKHRKRRLVNPQFMDFLRDYLAPGADFYFATDFDDYGIDVAGMLPGVEGFENCLAPDLYRHELEGYHLSKYMLKFMGEGKRIYFVHYGKSGAL from the coding sequence ATGACCCAATCCTTCATCCACATCGAATCCCCCAATTACCTGAAAGCCGAAACCCTGGCCAGCCCGGCCGACTGGTCGGCCATCTTCGGCAACGATCGGCCGCTGGCCCTGGAAATAGGCTGCGGCATCGGCGATTTTATTGTGAAAACCGCCATGGATATGCCGGAAACCAATTTCATCGCCATCGATTATTACAATAAGGGGTGTTACAAGACCTGCCGCCGCATTGATCTCCACTGGCTGAACAATGTGCGGGTTCTGCGGGAAGAGGCACGGCAGTTTATCGTCGAGCGCATCGCCAAGGGCTCTTTGTCGGCTGTCTACATCAACTGCCCAGACCCGTGGCCGAAGAAGAAGCACCGTAAACGACGGCTGGTGAACCCCCAGTTCATGGACTTCCTCCGGGACTACCTGGCTCCTGGGGCAGATTTCTATTTTGCCACTGATTTCGACGACTACGGTATTGACGTGGCGGGGATGCTTCCCGGCGTGGAGGGATTCGAGAACTGTCTTGCCCCGGACCTTTACCGGCATGAGTTGGAGGGATATCATCTCTCCAAGTACATGCTCAAGTTCATGGGGGAGGGGAAGCGGATCTACTTCGTGCACTATGGGAAATCAGGTGCCCTTTGA